In Zunongwangia profunda SM-A87, the following proteins share a genomic window:
- a CDS encoding DUF6660 family protein, with amino-acid sequence MKIIGIILSVLFLSLSFMPCADATTNFEDDDLIVEQHNNHEASVDLCSPFCQCHCCHNHIMVNNDPVFEQAMAMTINAAFIYLNKETSQFTTKYIPPPQA; translated from the coding sequence GTGAAAATTATAGGAATCATATTATCTGTACTTTTTTTATCACTTAGCTTTATGCCTTGTGCCGATGCGACTACCAATTTTGAAGATGATGATCTTATTGTAGAGCAGCATAACAATCATGAGGCTTCAGTAGATTTATGTTCTCCTTTTTGCCAGTGCCACTGCTGCCATAATCATATTATGGTTAATAATGATCCGGTTTTTGAGCAGGCGATGGCCATGACTATAAATGCTGCTTTTATTTATCTGAATAAAGAAACTTCACAGTTTACCACAAAATATATCCCACCCCCACAAGCTTAA
- a CDS encoding CusA/CzcA family heavy metal efflux RND transporter has translation MINKIIDFSVNNKFIVGLLTLVLIAGGLWSMQEVPVDAQPDITNNQIQVITQAPSLGVEDIEQFVTYPVEVAMGNLPEVTEIRSVSRFGLSVVTIVFNDDAGTYLPRQLVAEQLSKVKKEIPEGFGEPFMGPISTGLGEIYQYTLEVDPTFKAEYSVTRLRSIQDWIVKRQFAMVPGVVEVNSIGGKIKQYEVAVDPDHLRSMDVTISEVFNALTSNNQNTGGAYIEKNHRANFIRGEGLVTSINDIENIIIKNEKFPITIGDVAKVQMGNAIRYGALTKNGKGEAIGGSILMLKGANSNEVVENVKKRISQIEKSLPEGVHIKPFLDRSELIANTTATVKNNLLEGGLIVIFVLVVLLGNFRGGLIVASTIPLSLFFAFILMNIFDVWANLMSLGAIDFGIIVDGAVIIVESTVFVFSQKALKQKLDQSQKNKLVSKSSKKMMNAAFFGQAIILIVFLPILALEGVEGKMFKPMALTFIFAMLGAMILCLTYVPMISALFLKNKKSDKKGWGDRLVLWLQEKYEPLLQKALKGTKGIVACALLLLVFAGYLFSRMGGEFIPQLDEGDLAFHVILKPGSSLNEGIATSTKIENLLLNNFPEVKQVVTRFGVSEVPTDPMPMDIGDSFVILKPKSEWTSADNKDELIKKMKHTISEIPGVSYEFTQPVEMRFNELLTGIREDIAVKLYGEDLDVLAAKAQEMGGIIAGIDGVADMKVEATAGLPQINIDYDRARMARYGINIEKVNKMIKTAFAGAKAGVVFEGERKFDLVLRLDEENRRELSDIEALYINLPDGSSVPLEELANISYQPGPMQISRDNTNRRTYVGINIRDRDVKSVVHDIQQELETNFDLPPGYFIRYGGAFENLERASQRLQIVVPIALLLIFILIYFALKSFRQTLMIYMAIPLAAIGGIISLWLRGMPFSISAGVGFIVLFGVAVLNGLVLIGSLNELKAERKTANLQQRILLGTKRRIRPILLTALTDVLGFLPMAFSSSAGAEVQRPLATVVIGGLITSTLLTLFVLPVLYKWVEEGVFNLSIKKDQITAVGVLLAILIPNFSNAQQNEVLPEINMQEAVELGLQNYPLLKNKYLQIDRQEALKKNAWEFGKTSIFTGGEELKNGNGIYTRIGVNQQNIDVFGIASALKLQKEKLKLAENELNLSKIEVARQIRKLWTKTYAAKRRFLLYRELDSMYGKFNEAVELRYEVEAISRLEKLNAQNKGNQIRMKTQQFKAAYVNALSELNLWLGTKDHKTVALTIQLLPFQYSEENSADNHPMLRAAKQETEVASANLQKQKAAFLPKLNLQYAKQEVQGVDGFYTYQAGVSIPFLSGKSYGDARAAKIETQIVNRKANFKKQQFLVQLQQAKRNYESWKDNWQYYQKAALKVAKEQRKGALLAYKEGALDYVAFIQNLEEALRTELDAIEAAKSYLLAYADMKFYLGNDI, from the coding sequence ATGATTAATAAAATCATTGACTTCTCTGTCAATAATAAATTTATCGTCGGGTTGCTAACGCTGGTCCTTATTGCCGGCGGTTTGTGGAGTATGCAGGAAGTTCCTGTAGATGCTCAGCCCGATATCACCAATAATCAAATACAGGTAATTACCCAGGCACCAAGTTTAGGGGTCGAAGATATCGAACAGTTTGTGACTTATCCGGTAGAAGTGGCTATGGGGAATCTTCCTGAGGTAACAGAAATTCGGTCGGTTTCCCGATTCGGACTTTCAGTGGTAACTATTGTTTTTAATGATGATGCAGGTACGTATTTACCACGACAGCTGGTTGCCGAGCAACTTTCTAAAGTAAAAAAAGAAATACCTGAAGGGTTTGGAGAGCCATTTATGGGACCCATTTCTACTGGCTTGGGTGAAATTTATCAATATACTTTGGAAGTTGATCCCACATTTAAAGCTGAATATTCAGTTACCCGTTTACGTAGTATTCAGGATTGGATTGTAAAACGCCAGTTTGCCATGGTGCCAGGTGTTGTAGAGGTGAATAGTATTGGGGGGAAAATAAAGCAATACGAGGTAGCTGTAGATCCCGATCATTTACGATCGATGGATGTTACGATTTCTGAAGTTTTTAATGCACTGACGTCGAATAATCAAAATACTGGGGGAGCCTATATCGAGAAAAATCACCGTGCCAATTTTATTAGAGGAGAAGGTCTGGTCACCTCGATAAATGATATCGAGAATATCATTATCAAAAATGAAAAATTCCCAATAACCATTGGTGATGTTGCCAAGGTGCAAATGGGTAATGCCATTAGGTATGGCGCACTTACTAAAAACGGGAAAGGCGAAGCCATTGGCGGAAGCATTTTGATGCTGAAAGGAGCAAATTCTAACGAAGTTGTTGAGAATGTAAAAAAACGTATTTCACAAATCGAAAAATCCTTACCCGAAGGGGTTCATATTAAACCTTTTTTAGACCGGAGTGAATTAATAGCGAATACTACTGCTACCGTAAAAAATAATTTACTGGAAGGAGGCCTTATTGTGATTTTTGTTTTAGTGGTCCTGCTCGGGAATTTTAGGGGAGGTCTTATTGTGGCTTCTACTATTCCGCTTTCCCTGTTTTTCGCGTTTATCCTAATGAATATTTTTGATGTTTGGGCCAATTTGATGAGCCTTGGAGCTATCGATTTTGGAATTATTGTAGACGGTGCGGTGATCATCGTAGAAAGTACCGTCTTTGTCTTTAGCCAAAAAGCTTTAAAACAAAAACTCGATCAAAGCCAGAAAAATAAGCTGGTGAGCAAATCATCTAAAAAAATGATGAATGCTGCTTTCTTTGGTCAGGCCATTATTTTAATTGTTTTTCTACCCATTTTGGCTTTAGAAGGAGTGGAAGGGAAAATGTTTAAACCCATGGCGCTTACCTTCATCTTTGCCATGTTGGGAGCCATGATCCTTTGTCTTACTTATGTGCCTATGATCTCTGCACTCTTTCTTAAAAATAAAAAGTCTGATAAAAAAGGATGGGGTGATCGATTAGTACTGTGGCTCCAGGAAAAATATGAGCCTTTACTTCAAAAAGCACTAAAAGGAACGAAAGGTATTGTAGCCTGTGCACTGTTATTACTGGTTTTTGCTGGTTATCTTTTTAGCCGAATGGGCGGCGAGTTTATTCCGCAGCTAGATGAAGGTGACCTTGCTTTTCATGTGATCTTAAAACCTGGAAGCTCCCTTAATGAAGGAATTGCTACTTCAACAAAAATCGAAAATTTACTGCTCAATAATTTTCCTGAAGTAAAGCAGGTAGTAACGCGGTTTGGAGTTTCTGAAGTGCCAACAGATCCTATGCCAATGGATATAGGCGATAGTTTTGTGATCTTAAAACCAAAATCTGAATGGACATCTGCCGATAATAAAGATGAACTTATCAAAAAAATGAAGCATACGATAAGTGAAATTCCCGGTGTAAGCTACGAATTTACCCAGCCTGTAGAAATGCGTTTTAATGAATTGCTTACCGGAATTAGGGAAGATATTGCCGTAAAACTTTATGGTGAAGATTTAGATGTTCTCGCAGCAAAGGCTCAGGAAATGGGTGGTATCATTGCCGGGATAGATGGCGTTGCCGATATGAAAGTAGAGGCGACGGCCGGGTTACCGCAAATTAATATAGATTATGATCGTGCTCGAATGGCTCGCTATGGAATAAACATTGAAAAAGTAAATAAAATGATAAAAACGGCTTTTGCAGGGGCTAAAGCGGGAGTTGTTTTTGAGGGAGAGCGAAAATTTGATTTGGTCCTTCGGTTGGACGAGGAAAACCGCAGGGAGTTATCAGATATAGAAGCATTGTATATTAATTTACCGGATGGCAGCAGTGTTCCTTTAGAAGAATTAGCCAATATCAGTTATCAGCCGGGGCCTATGCAAATTAGTCGGGATAACACCAATCGAAGAACCTATGTGGGGATTAATATCAGAGACCGTGATGTAAAATCTGTTGTTCATGACATTCAGCAAGAATTAGAGACAAATTTTGATCTTCCACCAGGATATTTTATACGGTATGGCGGTGCTTTCGAGAATTTAGAGCGAGCAAGCCAGCGATTGCAAATAGTAGTGCCCATTGCCTTGTTACTTATTTTTATTCTTATCTACTTTGCTTTAAAGTCATTTAGGCAAACTCTAATGATTTATATGGCGATACCACTGGCCGCCATTGGAGGGATTATCTCATTGTGGTTACGCGGAATGCCATTTAGTATATCGGCAGGCGTTGGTTTTATTGTGCTTTTTGGTGTTGCCGTTTTAAACGGACTCGTTTTAATTGGTAGTTTAAATGAATTAAAAGCGGAGAGAAAAACAGCCAATTTACAGCAACGAATTTTACTGGGAACAAAACGAAGGATTCGGCCAATTTTACTAACTGCCCTTACCGATGTTCTTGGTTTTTTACCCATGGCTTTTTCCAGTTCTGCAGGAGCCGAAGTACAACGCCCGTTAGCTACGGTGGTGATTGGAGGTTTAATAACTTCTACGTTATTGACCCTATTTGTTTTACCTGTTTTGTATAAGTGGGTAGAAGAAGGTGTTTTTAATTTGAGCATCAAAAAGGACCAAATTACTGCTGTAGGAGTGCTTTTAGCTATTTTAATTCCTAATTTTTCCAATGCTCAGCAAAATGAAGTACTTCCTGAAATAAATATGCAGGAAGCCGTAGAACTAGGGCTTCAAAATTATCCGCTATTAAAAAATAAGTACTTACAAATAGACAGGCAGGAAGCTTTAAAAAAGAATGCCTGGGAGTTTGGTAAAACCAGCATTTTTACCGGAGGCGAAGAGCTTAAAAATGGGAATGGAATTTATACCAGAATAGGCGTTAATCAACAAAATATTGATGTTTTCGGAATTGCTTCGGCCTTAAAACTTCAAAAGGAAAAATTAAAATTAGCTGAAAATGAACTGAATTTATCCAAAATTGAAGTGGCCAGGCAAATTCGGAAATTATGGACTAAAACCTATGCTGCAAAAAGAAGGTTTCTGCTGTATAGAGAGTTAGACTCTATGTACGGAAAATTTAATGAAGCGGTAGAGCTGCGTTATGAAGTGGAAGCCATTTCCAGATTAGAGAAATTAAACGCCCAAAATAAGGGGAATCAAATTCGAATGAAGACCCAACAGTTTAAAGCAGCTTATGTTAATGCTTTAAGCGAGCTCAACTTATGGCTGGGTACTAAGGATCATAAAACTGTTGCTTTGACAATACAGCTGCTACCATTTCAATATTCCGAAGAGAATAGCGCTGACAACCATCCGATGTTAAGGGCCGCAAAACAGGAAACAGAAGTTGCTTCAGCAAACCTGCAAAAACAAAAAGCAGCATTTTTACCAAAGTTGAATTTGCAATATGCCAAACAAGAAGTACAGGGGGTGGATGGTTTCTATACCTATCAGGCAGGGGTTTCTATTCCGTTTTTAAGTGGTAAAAGTTATGGTGATGCAAGAGCTGCAAAGATTGAAACCCAAATTGTAAATCGAAAGGCAAATTTTAAAAAGCAGCAATTTTTAGTACAGTTGCAACAAGCAAAACGAAATTACGAAAGCTGGAAGGATAATTGGCAGTATTATCAGAAAGCTGCTTTAAAGGTGGCCAAAGAACAGCGAAAAGGAGCATTGCTGGCTTATAAAGAAGGAGCTTTGGATTATGTAGCTTTTATTCAAAACCTAGAAGAAGCTTTGCGAACCGAGCTGGATGCGATTGAAGCTGCGAAATCATATTTACTGGCTTATGCCGACATGAAATTTTACCTGGGGAATGATATTTAA
- a CDS encoding dihydroxyacetone kinase subunit DhaK — protein sequence MKFFINKPENVVNESIEGLLTDPKLTKLDTFPEVRVVTRKEIDTSKVAIISGGGSGHEPMHAGFVAKGMLTAAVCGDIFASPSVDAVLAAILAVSGEKGCLLVIKNYTGDRLNFGLAAEQARALGHKVETVIVGDDIALGEDTQQRGLAGTLLVHKVAGQLAEEGKSLDEVTKAAKKVAESAISIGLSLSEGQKFNNPEESRLDKSEAELGLGIHGEPGVDVIKMDEADALVKKAVDKLKEYLPDEKQDYVLLFNNLGSVTPLEMNLLVHSFDKTDISGRVKYLVGPTAMTTSLNMNGFSITLLKLDEEIEKALLEKTDTPEWRIRAYGKPSSIKSPELPKTMQFEPSENKKHQKIVENIADYLIEMEKEMNDLDEKVGDGDAGSTFAAAGKKFKKISDELPYASTAELFTTIGRVLARETGGSSGVLLSILFTKAGSSLEEDENIGKALLNGLEKMKSFGGAEKGDRTMIDAMQPAFEALSEEKSIKDAAEAARKGADETANITNTSAGRSSYLSESSLEGIPDPGAEMVARVFEKLVDIV from the coding sequence ATGAAATTTTTTATAAATAAACCCGAAAACGTTGTAAACGAATCCATAGAAGGTTTACTTACCGATCCTAAACTTACCAAACTGGATACTTTCCCTGAAGTTAGGGTAGTTACCCGAAAAGAAATTGACACCTCTAAAGTTGCCATTATTTCTGGTGGTGGTTCTGGTCATGAACCTATGCACGCCGGTTTTGTTGCCAAAGGAATGCTTACTGCTGCCGTTTGTGGAGATATTTTTGCATCCCCATCTGTAGATGCTGTACTAGCTGCCATTCTCGCGGTAAGTGGTGAAAAGGGATGTTTGCTAGTTATAAAAAATTATACCGGAGACCGATTAAACTTTGGACTGGCAGCTGAACAGGCCAGAGCGCTTGGCCATAAAGTGGAAACCGTTATTGTTGGTGATGATATAGCTTTAGGAGAAGATACACAACAACGCGGTCTTGCCGGCACTTTGTTGGTTCATAAAGTAGCGGGACAACTGGCCGAAGAAGGAAAATCTTTAGATGAAGTGACCAAAGCTGCAAAAAAAGTAGCAGAGAGTGCTATTTCTATAGGACTTTCACTTTCTGAAGGGCAAAAATTCAATAATCCTGAAGAATCGAGATTAGATAAATCTGAAGCTGAATTAGGTTTGGGTATTCACGGGGAGCCTGGCGTGGATGTCATTAAGATGGATGAGGCTGATGCCCTCGTAAAAAAGGCTGTCGATAAACTGAAAGAATACCTTCCTGATGAAAAACAAGACTATGTTTTGCTTTTTAATAATTTGGGAAGTGTTACCCCGCTCGAAATGAATTTACTGGTTCATAGCTTTGATAAAACCGATATTTCCGGCAGAGTAAAATACCTGGTGGGTCCTACTGCCATGACCACTTCTTTAAATATGAATGGTTTCTCGATAACGCTATTAAAATTAGATGAAGAAATCGAAAAAGCGCTCTTAGAAAAAACCGATACTCCCGAATGGCGAATTAGAGCTTATGGAAAACCGAGCAGCATTAAAAGTCCGGAACTACCTAAAACCATGCAATTTGAGCCTTCTGAAAATAAAAAGCATCAAAAAATTGTAGAAAACATCGCTGATTACCTCATCGAAATGGAAAAAGAGATGAACGATCTGGATGAAAAAGTTGGCGATGGTGATGCAGGGTCTACTTTTGCCGCAGCAGGTAAAAAATTTAAAAAGATCTCTGATGAATTGCCTTATGCTTCTACAGCTGAGTTATTTACCACTATCGGTCGCGTTTTAGCCCGGGAAACCGGGGGATCCAGCGGAGTGTTATTATCAATACTATTTACCAAAGCAGGGAGCAGCCTTGAAGAAGATGAAAATATAGGGAAAGCTTTATTAAACGGACTAGAAAAGATGAAATCTTTTGGTGGCGCTGAAAAAGGAGACCGAACCATGATCGATGCGATGCAACCTGCTTTTGAAGCCTTAAGCGAAGAAAAATCTATAAAAGATGCTGCGGAAGCTGCGCGAAAAGGAGCCGATGAAACCGCCAATATCACTAATACCAGTGCAGGACGTAGTTCTTATTTATCGGAATCCAGCCTAGAAGGAATTCCAGATCCCGGCGCTGAAATGGTAGCACGAGTGTTCGAAAAGCTAGTTGATATCGTATGA
- a CDS encoding glycoside hydrolase family 43 protein: MINRFWLFLSFVFSLQLYAQNSQILLADPTIFEENGIYYLYGTKEDHSIPGEGFLVYTSKNLKTWEGPLGKTDGYALKKGDAFGTRGFWAPQVFKQNGHYYMAYTANENIAIASANSPLGPFKNKGKTLEATVKQIDPFVFFDDGKVYLYHVRLTAGNRIFVAEMTEDLSAIKPETLKECIAAKETWENTTNAEWPVSEGPTVFRNAETYIMLYSVNDFRNPDYSVGVATAKSPFGPWKKSASNPLISTADIGRNGPGHGDLFKNRNTLYYVLHTHFSEEKVSPRKTAIVKLKFDKKKNVFKLKSHSFQDLKK, translated from the coding sequence ATGATAAACCGCTTTTGGTTGTTTTTAAGCTTTGTTTTTTCACTGCAATTATATGCCCAAAATTCACAAATTCTTTTGGCAGATCCAACGATATTCGAAGAAAACGGTATCTATTATTTATACGGGACAAAAGAAGATCATAGCATTCCCGGAGAAGGTTTTCTAGTGTATACTTCTAAAAACCTGAAAACCTGGGAAGGTCCTTTAGGGAAGACTGATGGCTATGCGTTAAAAAAAGGAGATGCATTTGGCACCAGGGGTTTTTGGGCTCCACAAGTCTTTAAGCAAAATGGACATTATTATATGGCGTATACTGCTAACGAAAATATTGCCATAGCATCAGCCAATAGCCCTTTAGGCCCGTTTAAAAACAAAGGAAAAACTTTAGAAGCTACGGTAAAGCAGATCGATCCTTTTGTGTTTTTTGATGATGGAAAAGTATATCTATATCATGTAAGATTAACTGCTGGGAACAGAATTTTTGTTGCTGAAATGACCGAAGACCTTAGCGCGATAAAGCCTGAAACTTTAAAAGAATGTATTGCAGCTAAAGAAACCTGGGAAAATACCACGAATGCCGAATGGCCGGTAAGCGAAGGACCAACAGTTTTTAGAAATGCAGAGACCTATATCATGCTATACTCGGTGAACGATTTTAGAAACCCGGATTATTCAGTTGGTGTTGCTACGGCTAAAAGTCCTTTTGGACCCTGGAAAAAATCAGCCTCAAATCCGTTAATATCAACAGCAGATATCGGGAGGAATGGCCCGGGCCATGGTGATCTGTTCAAAAATAGAAATACATTGTATTATGTACTTCATACGCATTTTTCTGAGGAAAAGGTGAGCCCGCGTAAAACAGCAATTGTTAAACTGAAATTCGATAAAAAGAAGAATGTTTTTAAGTTAAAGTCACATTCCTTTCAGGATCTAAAAAAGTAG
- a CDS encoding carboxylesterase/lipase family protein — protein MKKIILLFAGLSLLTSCKNTSENQDSKKDNLIVSTENGKVEGFLNEENSVRKYFGIPFAQPPVGDLRWKAPQDTKSWKDTLSTKEFKHKPVQANVFGDMKSRSNGMSEDCLYLNVWTPKEATQEKLPVLVYFYGGGFVAGDASEPRYDGETMAKKGMVVVTVNYRLNIFGFMAHPELSEEASYHASGNYGLLDQQKSLEWVRDNIAAFGGDPKKVTIAGESAGSISVSAQMASPLSKDLIHGAIGESGAAIHPTLAPIALEEAEKTGLDFAEKIGAKSLAELRAMSTDSIFMLYQNSGRYGFPTVIDNYFLPKSLPEIFEAKEQAQVPLLVGWNSAEIPGMALMQGLENTPENFIKKVKEIYPEDYKEALNLYPHTDKEEVRYSATKLASDRFIVYSTWKWFDLHRKNSETSVYRYLYSKLRPKLKDQSKQPGLAGGTQEKDKNTPEAPKAIGAPHAAEIEYFMGNLDRIEDYSWTDEDYKVSETIQEYLANFIKTGSPNSENLPEWPKAESSDKTPPVMILDTESKAENAKDDNRFLFLDKKYTEQ, from the coding sequence ATGAAAAAAATCATACTGTTATTTGCAGGATTAAGCCTTTTAACGTCCTGCAAAAATACCAGCGAAAACCAGGATTCTAAAAAGGATAATCTCATTGTTTCTACAGAAAATGGTAAAGTTGAAGGTTTCCTAAACGAAGAAAATTCGGTTAGAAAATATTTCGGAATCCCTTTTGCTCAGCCTCCGGTGGGCGATTTACGGTGGAAGGCCCCACAGGATACAAAAAGTTGGAAAGATACCTTATCAACAAAAGAGTTTAAGCATAAACCGGTACAGGCTAATGTTTTTGGGGATATGAAATCCCGTTCCAACGGAATGAGCGAAGATTGTTTATACCTAAACGTATGGACTCCTAAAGAAGCCACTCAAGAAAAACTTCCGGTTCTGGTTTACTTTTATGGTGGCGGATTTGTAGCCGGTGATGCCTCAGAACCTCGCTACGATGGAGAAACCATGGCTAAAAAAGGAATGGTTGTAGTTACCGTAAATTATAGGTTAAACATTTTTGGTTTTATGGCCCATCCCGAACTTAGCGAAGAAGCTTCATATCATGCCTCGGGAAATTACGGATTATTAGATCAGCAAAAATCGCTGGAATGGGTACGCGATAATATTGCTGCTTTTGGAGGTGACCCTAAAAAAGTAACCATTGCGGGAGAATCTGCCGGCTCTATTTCGGTAAGCGCTCAAATGGCATCGCCACTCTCAAAAGATCTTATTCATGGCGCTATTGGTGAAAGTGGTGCTGCTATACACCCTACACTTGCACCGATTGCCTTAGAAGAAGCAGAAAAAACAGGACTTGATTTTGCAGAAAAAATTGGCGCTAAATCTCTGGCCGAGCTGAGAGCGATGAGTACCGATTCTATTTTTATGCTTTACCAGAACTCTGGAAGATATGGTTTTCCCACAGTGATCGATAATTACTTTTTACCAAAATCACTTCCTGAAATATTCGAAGCGAAAGAACAGGCCCAGGTTCCTTTACTTGTTGGCTGGAATTCTGCCGAAATTCCTGGGATGGCATTAATGCAAGGCTTAGAGAATACCCCCGAAAATTTTATAAAAAAGGTAAAAGAAATTTATCCTGAAGATTACAAAGAAGCATTGAATCTTTACCCGCATACTGATAAAGAAGAAGTACGCTACTCAGCAACCAAATTAGCCTCAGACCGTTTTATCGTATATAGTACCTGGAAATGGTTTGACCTACATCGCAAAAATTCTGAAACTTCTGTTTATCGTTATTTATATAGCAAATTAAGACCTAAACTAAAAGACCAGTCCAAACAACCTGGTCTTGCAGGTGGGACTCAGGAAAAAGATAAAAATACACCTGAAGCGCCAAAAGCCATTGGTGCTCCTCATGCCGCAGAAATTGAATATTTTATGGGTAATCTAGACCGGATAGAAGATTATTCCTGGACCGATGAAGACTACAAAGTTTCAGAAACTATTCAGGAATATTTAGCGAATTTTATTAAAACAGGAAGTCCAAATTCCGAAAATTTACCGGAATGGCCAAAGGCTGAGTCCAGTGATAAAACACCTCCCGTCATGATTCTGGATACCGAATCTAAAGCTGAGAATGCCAAAGATGATAATCGATTCCTGTTTTTAGATAAAAAGTACACCGAACAATAA
- a CDS encoding efflux RND transporter periplasmic adaptor subunit, with the protein MKLNTILSLLLFGILAACGNTTSKDNVEYKAETQINEESEENSHALNVVEISTSQFDALNIKLGTVKKRNMAGTFTANGQLEVPPQNEASVTTVYGATIKSINVIEGQQVKKGQVLAYIAHPDIVAIQTKFLNAFNQFQLKEKEYERQKKLYDAGVASGENFQVTATEFQNAKETMNGLKAQLHLLNINAAQVAQGKLAQKIPILSPITGAVEKVKVKTGQYVSAQTELFEILNVEDVHADLMVFEKDIENVAIGQQVRLTLKSRPGLEMMANIISVGRVFEENPKAVHIHAEIENKPKNLIPGMYLTGKIITTNHLIEAIPTEAIFTENNRDFIFKTEENNGKWYFTPIEVKTGIKDNNWITITFMNPKDKNVKFALNNAYYLQAEMNKGEGGHSH; encoded by the coding sequence ATGAAATTAAATACAATTTTAAGTTTGCTGCTTTTTGGCATTTTAGCAGCTTGCGGAAATACAACATCCAAAGATAATGTTGAGTATAAAGCAGAAACTCAAATTAACGAGGAATCTGAAGAAAATTCACATGCTTTAAACGTCGTTGAAATTAGTACATCTCAATTTGATGCTTTAAATATTAAATTGGGTACGGTTAAAAAGAGGAATATGGCTGGAACGTTCACTGCTAATGGGCAATTAGAGGTGCCGCCACAAAACGAAGCATCGGTTACTACCGTTTATGGTGCAACTATTAAAAGTATCAATGTTATTGAGGGGCAGCAGGTGAAAAAAGGACAGGTGCTGGCATATATTGCGCATCCTGATATTGTGGCAATTCAAACAAAATTTTTAAATGCTTTTAATCAATTTCAGCTTAAGGAAAAAGAATATGAGCGCCAGAAAAAGCTTTATGATGCCGGAGTGGCTTCAGGAGAAAATTTTCAGGTTACTGCAACCGAATTTCAGAATGCAAAAGAGACGATGAACGGATTAAAAGCACAGTTACATTTATTGAATATTAATGCGGCTCAAGTAGCGCAGGGAAAATTAGCGCAAAAAATCCCTATTTTGAGTCCGATTACCGGTGCGGTAGAAAAAGTGAAAGTGAAAACCGGACAATATGTTTCTGCCCAAACAGAACTTTTTGAAATATTAAATGTAGAAGATGTTCATGCCGATTTAATGGTTTTTGAAAAAGACATTGAAAATGTAGCAATAGGACAACAGGTACGATTGACTTTAAAGTCGAGGCCAGGTTTAGAAATGATGGCAAACATTATATCTGTAGGACGGGTGTTTGAAGAAAATCCGAAAGCAGTGCATATTCATGCTGAAATTGAAAACAAACCCAAAAATTTAATCCCGGGGATGTACCTTACCGGAAAAATCATTACCACCAATCATCTAATTGAGGCTATTCCAACTGAAGCTATTTTTACTGAAAATAACCGGGATTTTATTTTTAAGACGGAAGAAAATAACGGTAAGTGGTATTTTACGCCTATAGAAGTGAAAACGGGAATAAAGGATAACAACTGGATAACTATTACCTTTATGAATCCAAAAGATAAAAACGTAAAATTTGCTTTAAATAATGCATATTATTTACAGGCCGAAATGAATAAAGGAGAAGGTGGCCATTCACACTAA
- a CDS encoding Fur family transcriptional regulator, with product MKEIETILKAKGIRPTAVRLLVYKFMAKESLAMSLNDIEAAFGQTERTTLFRSLKLFEEKGLVHKIEDGSGIAKFALETAGENGANEKLHLHFHCSKCGETQCLTDQTIPNISLPKGFKATDANLVVKGLCDKCYQ from the coding sequence ATGAAAGAAATTGAAACTATTTTAAAAGCAAAGGGAATTCGGCCTACTGCCGTACGGCTACTGGTTTATAAATTTATGGCAAAAGAATCTTTGGCGATGAGTTTAAATGATATAGAAGCTGCTTTTGGCCAGACAGAGCGCACTACGCTCTTTAGAAGTTTAAAGTTATTTGAAGAGAAAGGATTGGTACATAAAATCGAGGATGGTAGCGGTATTGCAAAATTTGCTTTAGAAACAGCGGGTGAAAACGGGGCGAACGAAAAATTGCATCTGCATTTTCATTGCTCTAAATGTGGAGAAACACAGTGTTTAACAGATCAAACCATTCCTAATATTAGCCTTCCAAAAGGTTTTAAAGCTACTGATGCTAATCTTGTTGTTAAAGGATTATGTGATAAGTGTTATCAATAG